A stretch of Gasterosteus aculeatus chromosome 4, fGasAcu3.hap1.1, whole genome shotgun sequence DNA encodes these proteins:
- the slc36a1 gene encoding proton-coupled amino acid transporter 1 isoform X1: MMATSDVDTRGEGSTLFSDPIPSEMDALCPSPPGPTRPQRTYERIGGREGTSFCQTLIHLLKGNIGTGLLGLPLAVKNAGLVLGPISLLCMGVIAVHCMRLLVKCSHHLSAKMDRPSLSYGEAMEYGMENVSWLRRHSQWGKHTVNLFLIITQLGFCCVYFVFLSDNIKQVVEAANTTTFSCQMNYTNQTQVLVPSFDSRLYMLCFLPPIILLVFTPDLRYLAPLSLVANLMMTASLVLIYFYSLTNIKYPIDLPKVGRAKDYPLFFGTAIFAFEGIGVVLPLENKMERPQGFIPVLYLGMGIVTFLYISLGTIGYMCFGEHIGGSITLNLPNCWTYQVVKLLYCFGIFITFALQFYVPAEILIPPVMERVSQRWKTPVNLLLRSVMVVFTCALAVLIPELDLVISLVGSVSSSFLALIFPPILELLTFHTEGALSPPVTAKNVAISLIGLIGFLAGTYIAVEQIVARNALKHVETFSPFSVQ; the protein is encoded by the exons GCGACGTGGACACCCGGGGTGAAGGTA GTACTTTGTTTTCCGACCCAATTCCATCAGAAATGGATGCGCtttgtccttctcctccaggaCCCACCAGACCCCAACGTACCTACGAGAGGATCGGAGGACGGGAGGGAACCTC CTTCTGTCAGACTCTCATCCACCTGCTGAAGGGGAACATCGGCACGGGGCTGCTGGGGCTGCCGCTGGCAGTGAAGAACGCCGGCCTGGTG CTCGGACCCATCAGCCTGCTGTGCATGGGGGTCATAGCGGTCCACTGTATGAGGCTGCTGGTGAAATGTTCCCACCACCTCAGTGCCAA GATGGACCGCCCATCTCTAAGTTACGGCGAGGCGATGGAGTACGGGATGGAGAACGTGTCGTGGCTGAGGAGACACTCGCAGTGGGGAAA ACATACAGTGAACTTGTTTCTAATCATCACCCAGCTGGGCTTCTGCTGTGTCTACTTTGTCTTCCTCAGTGACAATATCAAGCAG GTGGTGGAAGCCGccaacaccaccaccttcaGCTGCCAGATGAACTACACCAACCAGACCCAGGTCCTGGTGCCGAGCTTCGACTCGCGCCTCTACATGCTCTGCTTCCTGCCCCCCATCATCCTGCTGGTTTTCACCCCCGACCTCCGGTACCTGGCTCCCCTCTCTCTGGTGGCCAACCTGATGATGACGGCCAGCCTGGTGCTCATCTACTTCTACTCGCTCACG AACATCAAGTATCCCATCGACCTCCCCAAAGTGGGCCGAGCTAAGGACTACCCCCTCTTCTTTGGGACGGCCATCTTTGCCTTTGAAGGCATTGGCGTG GTTCTTCCCCTGGAGAACAAGATGGAGAGGCCTCAGGGGTTCATCCCGGTTCTGTATTTGGGAATGGGCATTGTCACTTTCCTCTACATCAGCCTCGGCACCATCGGATACATGTGCTTCGGAGAGCACATAGGAGGAAGCATCACGCTCAACCTGCCCAACTGCTG GACGTACCAGGTCGTGAAGCTGCTCTACTGCTTCGGTATCTTCATTACCTTCGCCCTGCAGTTCTACGTCCCCGCAGAGATCCTCATCCCGCCCGTGATGGAGCGCGTGTCACAGAGGTGGAAGACGCCCGTCAACCTGCTGCTCCGCTCAGTCATGGTCGTCTTCACGT GCGCCCTCGCCGTCCTCATCCCGGAGCTGGACCTCGTCATCTCGCTGGTGGGCTCGGTCAGCAGCAGCTTCCTGGCGCTGATCTTCCCGCCAATCCTCGAGCTGCTGACCTTTCACACGGAGGGCGCGCTGTCGCCGCCGGTGACCGCCAAGAACGTGGCGATCAGCCTGATCGGGCTGATCGGGTTCCTGGCGGGGACGTACATCGCCGTGGAGCAGATCGTGGCGCGCAACGCGCTGAAACACGTAGAGACCTTCTCCCCCTTCAGCGTGCAGTga
- the slc36a1 gene encoding proton-coupled amino acid transporter 1 isoform X4 yields MMATSDVDTRGEGPTRPQRTYERIGGREGTSFCQTLIHLLKGNIGTGLLGLPLAVKNAGLVLGPISLLCMGVIAVHCMRLLVKCSHHLSAKMDRPSLSYGEAMEYGMENVSWLRRHSQWGKHTVNLFLIITQLGFCCVYFVFLSDNIKQVVEAANTTTFSCQMNYTNQTQVLVPSFDSRLYMLCFLPPIILLVFTPDLRYLAPLSLVANLMMTASLVLIYFYSLTNIKYPIDLPKVGRAKDYPLFFGTAIFAFEGIGVVLPLENKMERPQGFIPVLYLGMGIVTFLYISLGTIGYMCFGEHIGGSITLNLPNCWTYQVVKLLYCFGIFITFALQFYVPAEILIPPVMERVSQRWKTPVNLLLRSVMVVFTCALAVLIPELDLVISLVGSVSSSFLALIFPPILELLTFHTEGALSPPVTAKNVAISLIGLIGFLAGTYIAVEQIVARNALKHVETFSPFSVQ; encoded by the exons GCGACGTGGACACCCGGGGTGAAG gaCCCACCAGACCCCAACGTACCTACGAGAGGATCGGAGGACGGGAGGGAACCTC CTTCTGTCAGACTCTCATCCACCTGCTGAAGGGGAACATCGGCACGGGGCTGCTGGGGCTGCCGCTGGCAGTGAAGAACGCCGGCCTGGTG CTCGGACCCATCAGCCTGCTGTGCATGGGGGTCATAGCGGTCCACTGTATGAGGCTGCTGGTGAAATGTTCCCACCACCTCAGTGCCAA GATGGACCGCCCATCTCTAAGTTACGGCGAGGCGATGGAGTACGGGATGGAGAACGTGTCGTGGCTGAGGAGACACTCGCAGTGGGGAAA ACATACAGTGAACTTGTTTCTAATCATCACCCAGCTGGGCTTCTGCTGTGTCTACTTTGTCTTCCTCAGTGACAATATCAAGCAG GTGGTGGAAGCCGccaacaccaccaccttcaGCTGCCAGATGAACTACACCAACCAGACCCAGGTCCTGGTGCCGAGCTTCGACTCGCGCCTCTACATGCTCTGCTTCCTGCCCCCCATCATCCTGCTGGTTTTCACCCCCGACCTCCGGTACCTGGCTCCCCTCTCTCTGGTGGCCAACCTGATGATGACGGCCAGCCTGGTGCTCATCTACTTCTACTCGCTCACG AACATCAAGTATCCCATCGACCTCCCCAAAGTGGGCCGAGCTAAGGACTACCCCCTCTTCTTTGGGACGGCCATCTTTGCCTTTGAAGGCATTGGCGTG GTTCTTCCCCTGGAGAACAAGATGGAGAGGCCTCAGGGGTTCATCCCGGTTCTGTATTTGGGAATGGGCATTGTCACTTTCCTCTACATCAGCCTCGGCACCATCGGATACATGTGCTTCGGAGAGCACATAGGAGGAAGCATCACGCTCAACCTGCCCAACTGCTG GACGTACCAGGTCGTGAAGCTGCTCTACTGCTTCGGTATCTTCATTACCTTCGCCCTGCAGTTCTACGTCCCCGCAGAGATCCTCATCCCGCCCGTGATGGAGCGCGTGTCACAGAGGTGGAAGACGCCCGTCAACCTGCTGCTCCGCTCAGTCATGGTCGTCTTCACGT GCGCCCTCGCCGTCCTCATCCCGGAGCTGGACCTCGTCATCTCGCTGGTGGGCTCGGTCAGCAGCAGCTTCCTGGCGCTGATCTTCCCGCCAATCCTCGAGCTGCTGACCTTTCACACGGAGGGCGCGCTGTCGCCGCCGGTGACCGCCAAGAACGTGGCGATCAGCCTGATCGGGCTGATCGGGTTCCTGGCGGGGACGTACATCGCCGTGGAGCAGATCGTGGCGCGCAACGCGCTGAAACACGTAGAGACCTTCTCCCCCTTCAGCGTGCAGTga
- the slc36a1 gene encoding proton-coupled amino acid transporter 1 isoform X2 gives MMATSDVDTRGEGTLFSDPIPSEMDALCPSPPGPTRPQRTYERIGGREGTSFCQTLIHLLKGNIGTGLLGLPLAVKNAGLVLGPISLLCMGVIAVHCMRLLVKCSHHLSAKMDRPSLSYGEAMEYGMENVSWLRRHSQWGKHTVNLFLIITQLGFCCVYFVFLSDNIKQVVEAANTTTFSCQMNYTNQTQVLVPSFDSRLYMLCFLPPIILLVFTPDLRYLAPLSLVANLMMTASLVLIYFYSLTNIKYPIDLPKVGRAKDYPLFFGTAIFAFEGIGVVLPLENKMERPQGFIPVLYLGMGIVTFLYISLGTIGYMCFGEHIGGSITLNLPNCWTYQVVKLLYCFGIFITFALQFYVPAEILIPPVMERVSQRWKTPVNLLLRSVMVVFTCALAVLIPELDLVISLVGSVSSSFLALIFPPILELLTFHTEGALSPPVTAKNVAISLIGLIGFLAGTYIAVEQIVARNALKHVETFSPFSVQ, from the exons GCGACGTGGACACCCGGGGTGAAG GTACTTTGTTTTCCGACCCAATTCCATCAGAAATGGATGCGCtttgtccttctcctccaggaCCCACCAGACCCCAACGTACCTACGAGAGGATCGGAGGACGGGAGGGAACCTC CTTCTGTCAGACTCTCATCCACCTGCTGAAGGGGAACATCGGCACGGGGCTGCTGGGGCTGCCGCTGGCAGTGAAGAACGCCGGCCTGGTG CTCGGACCCATCAGCCTGCTGTGCATGGGGGTCATAGCGGTCCACTGTATGAGGCTGCTGGTGAAATGTTCCCACCACCTCAGTGCCAA GATGGACCGCCCATCTCTAAGTTACGGCGAGGCGATGGAGTACGGGATGGAGAACGTGTCGTGGCTGAGGAGACACTCGCAGTGGGGAAA ACATACAGTGAACTTGTTTCTAATCATCACCCAGCTGGGCTTCTGCTGTGTCTACTTTGTCTTCCTCAGTGACAATATCAAGCAG GTGGTGGAAGCCGccaacaccaccaccttcaGCTGCCAGATGAACTACACCAACCAGACCCAGGTCCTGGTGCCGAGCTTCGACTCGCGCCTCTACATGCTCTGCTTCCTGCCCCCCATCATCCTGCTGGTTTTCACCCCCGACCTCCGGTACCTGGCTCCCCTCTCTCTGGTGGCCAACCTGATGATGACGGCCAGCCTGGTGCTCATCTACTTCTACTCGCTCACG AACATCAAGTATCCCATCGACCTCCCCAAAGTGGGCCGAGCTAAGGACTACCCCCTCTTCTTTGGGACGGCCATCTTTGCCTTTGAAGGCATTGGCGTG GTTCTTCCCCTGGAGAACAAGATGGAGAGGCCTCAGGGGTTCATCCCGGTTCTGTATTTGGGAATGGGCATTGTCACTTTCCTCTACATCAGCCTCGGCACCATCGGATACATGTGCTTCGGAGAGCACATAGGAGGAAGCATCACGCTCAACCTGCCCAACTGCTG GACGTACCAGGTCGTGAAGCTGCTCTACTGCTTCGGTATCTTCATTACCTTCGCCCTGCAGTTCTACGTCCCCGCAGAGATCCTCATCCCGCCCGTGATGGAGCGCGTGTCACAGAGGTGGAAGACGCCCGTCAACCTGCTGCTCCGCTCAGTCATGGTCGTCTTCACGT GCGCCCTCGCCGTCCTCATCCCGGAGCTGGACCTCGTCATCTCGCTGGTGGGCTCGGTCAGCAGCAGCTTCCTGGCGCTGATCTTCCCGCCAATCCTCGAGCTGCTGACCTTTCACACGGAGGGCGCGCTGTCGCCGCCGGTGACCGCCAAGAACGTGGCGATCAGCCTGATCGGGCTGATCGGGTTCCTGGCGGGGACGTACATCGCCGTGGAGCAGATCGTGGCGCGCAACGCGCTGAAACACGTAGAGACCTTCTCCCCCTTCAGCGTGCAGTga
- the slc36a1 gene encoding proton-coupled amino acid transporter 1 isoform X3 — MMATSDVDTRGEGRPTRPQRTYERIGGREGTSFCQTLIHLLKGNIGTGLLGLPLAVKNAGLVLGPISLLCMGVIAVHCMRLLVKCSHHLSAKMDRPSLSYGEAMEYGMENVSWLRRHSQWGKHTVNLFLIITQLGFCCVYFVFLSDNIKQVVEAANTTTFSCQMNYTNQTQVLVPSFDSRLYMLCFLPPIILLVFTPDLRYLAPLSLVANLMMTASLVLIYFYSLTNIKYPIDLPKVGRAKDYPLFFGTAIFAFEGIGVVLPLENKMERPQGFIPVLYLGMGIVTFLYISLGTIGYMCFGEHIGGSITLNLPNCWTYQVVKLLYCFGIFITFALQFYVPAEILIPPVMERVSQRWKTPVNLLLRSVMVVFTCALAVLIPELDLVISLVGSVSSSFLALIFPPILELLTFHTEGALSPPVTAKNVAISLIGLIGFLAGTYIAVEQIVARNALKHVETFSPFSVQ, encoded by the exons GCGACGTGGACACCCGGGGTGAAGGTA gaCCCACCAGACCCCAACGTACCTACGAGAGGATCGGAGGACGGGAGGGAACCTC CTTCTGTCAGACTCTCATCCACCTGCTGAAGGGGAACATCGGCACGGGGCTGCTGGGGCTGCCGCTGGCAGTGAAGAACGCCGGCCTGGTG CTCGGACCCATCAGCCTGCTGTGCATGGGGGTCATAGCGGTCCACTGTATGAGGCTGCTGGTGAAATGTTCCCACCACCTCAGTGCCAA GATGGACCGCCCATCTCTAAGTTACGGCGAGGCGATGGAGTACGGGATGGAGAACGTGTCGTGGCTGAGGAGACACTCGCAGTGGGGAAA ACATACAGTGAACTTGTTTCTAATCATCACCCAGCTGGGCTTCTGCTGTGTCTACTTTGTCTTCCTCAGTGACAATATCAAGCAG GTGGTGGAAGCCGccaacaccaccaccttcaGCTGCCAGATGAACTACACCAACCAGACCCAGGTCCTGGTGCCGAGCTTCGACTCGCGCCTCTACATGCTCTGCTTCCTGCCCCCCATCATCCTGCTGGTTTTCACCCCCGACCTCCGGTACCTGGCTCCCCTCTCTCTGGTGGCCAACCTGATGATGACGGCCAGCCTGGTGCTCATCTACTTCTACTCGCTCACG AACATCAAGTATCCCATCGACCTCCCCAAAGTGGGCCGAGCTAAGGACTACCCCCTCTTCTTTGGGACGGCCATCTTTGCCTTTGAAGGCATTGGCGTG GTTCTTCCCCTGGAGAACAAGATGGAGAGGCCTCAGGGGTTCATCCCGGTTCTGTATTTGGGAATGGGCATTGTCACTTTCCTCTACATCAGCCTCGGCACCATCGGATACATGTGCTTCGGAGAGCACATAGGAGGAAGCATCACGCTCAACCTGCCCAACTGCTG GACGTACCAGGTCGTGAAGCTGCTCTACTGCTTCGGTATCTTCATTACCTTCGCCCTGCAGTTCTACGTCCCCGCAGAGATCCTCATCCCGCCCGTGATGGAGCGCGTGTCACAGAGGTGGAAGACGCCCGTCAACCTGCTGCTCCGCTCAGTCATGGTCGTCTTCACGT GCGCCCTCGCCGTCCTCATCCCGGAGCTGGACCTCGTCATCTCGCTGGTGGGCTCGGTCAGCAGCAGCTTCCTGGCGCTGATCTTCCCGCCAATCCTCGAGCTGCTGACCTTTCACACGGAGGGCGCGCTGTCGCCGCCGGTGACCGCCAAGAACGTGGCGATCAGCCTGATCGGGCTGATCGGGTTCCTGGCGGGGACGTACATCGCCGTGGAGCAGATCGTGGCGCGCAACGCGCTGAAACACGTAGAGACCTTCTCCCCCTTCAGCGTGCAGTga